The Spirosoma radiotolerans genome has a window encoding:
- a CDS encoding MBL fold metallo-hydrolase, whose protein sequence is MIIEQLYTGCLAHGAYYIESNGEAAIIDPLRETSPYIRKAEKAGATVKYVFETHFHADFVSGHLDLAKKTGATIVYGPTARTRYEAYHATDGEMFALGDVTIKVLHTPGHTPESTTYLLIDETGKEWAIFTGDTLFIGDVGRPDLAIKGDLTERDLAGMLYDSLQTKIMPLADDVIVYPAHGAGSACGKNMSKETTDTLGNQKRFNYALRATSKAEFIEKVLDGLTAAPAYFAENARLNKEGYEPIDRVMKRGSQALSPAAFEAAVNEVSALILDVRDAADFAKGFIPNSINIGLNGQFAPWVGALIPELTQPIALVTPNGQESETVLRLARVGYDHCIGFLDGGFSAWKQAGKEIDTIESISAEEFGKRWQQNPAIPVVDVRKPTEFAIEHVKGAENLSLDNLNDHMTEISRTEPVYVHCAGGYRSMVANSILKARGFDNVVNVEGGLAAIRKVDVPIITELPTNH, encoded by the coding sequence ATGATTATCGAACAACTCTACACGGGCTGTCTGGCTCATGGAGCCTATTACATCGAAAGCAACGGCGAAGCCGCCATTATTGATCCGCTTCGCGAAACCTCGCCCTACATTCGGAAAGCCGAGAAGGCAGGGGCAACAGTTAAGTATGTTTTCGAGACACATTTTCACGCCGATTTTGTCTCAGGCCATCTCGACCTGGCTAAAAAGACGGGCGCAACCATCGTCTACGGCCCCACTGCCAGAACCAGGTACGAAGCCTACCACGCAACCGATGGCGAAATGTTTGCGCTGGGCGATGTAACCATAAAAGTGTTACACACTCCCGGCCATACACCCGAATCAACGACGTACCTGCTCATCGACGAAACAGGAAAAGAGTGGGCAATTTTCACCGGTGATACACTCTTCATTGGTGATGTTGGTCGGCCGGATCTGGCCATTAAAGGTGATTTGACCGAACGAGATCTGGCTGGTATGCTCTATGACAGCCTTCAGACCAAAATTATGCCCCTTGCCGATGATGTGATTGTGTACCCGGCCCACGGAGCCGGTTCGGCCTGTGGGAAAAACATGAGCAAGGAAACGACGGATACGCTTGGCAACCAGAAACGGTTCAATTACGCACTCCGAGCTACATCAAAGGCTGAGTTTATTGAGAAAGTACTTGACGGCCTAACGGCGGCTCCAGCTTATTTTGCCGAGAACGCCCGGCTTAACAAAGAAGGCTACGAACCCATCGACCGAGTCATGAAACGGGGTAGCCAGGCACTCTCGCCCGCTGCATTTGAAGCCGCCGTCAACGAAGTTAGTGCGTTGATTCTGGACGTGCGTGATGCGGCTGATTTCGCCAAAGGATTTATTCCTAACTCGATCAACATTGGCCTGAATGGACAGTTCGCGCCCTGGGTTGGTGCTTTGATTCCAGAACTGACCCAACCTATTGCGCTCGTGACCCCCAACGGTCAGGAGAGCGAAACGGTTTTACGGCTAGCCCGCGTTGGGTACGACCATTGCATTGGTTTTTTGGACGGCGGCTTTTCGGCCTGGAAGCAGGCGGGTAAAGAAATTGATACCATTGAGTCAATTTCAGCGGAGGAGTTTGGCAAACGCTGGCAGCAGAACCCGGCTATCCCAGTTGTGGATGTACGTAAGCCAACAGAATTTGCCATTGAACATGTTAAAGGAGCCGAAAACCTATCCCTCGACAACCTCAACGACCATATGACCGAAATCAGCCGCACCGAACCCGTTTATGTTCACTGCGCTGGTGGCTACCGCTCCATGGTGGCGAATTCTATTTTGAAGGCTCGGGGTTTCGATAATGTTGTGAATGTGGAAGGCGGTCTGGCCGCCATTCGCAAGGTCGATGTGCCGATCATTACTGAATTACCTACCAATCACTGA
- a CDS encoding sulfite exporter TauE/SafE family protein: MTSTELFGYASSVLVGLVIGLAGGGGSILTVPIFVYVFHVPAVLSTTYSLFVVGATSIVGSINHIWNKRVDLRVTTAFALPSFISVYLSRRFLVPALPDPLFQFEHFILSKSQAILYFFAIVMIIAARAMIRNDRPEQGEAADGRPRYSSLGLDGLAVGLLTGTIGAGGGFLIVPMLVLLAGLPVQRAVATSVLIIAVNSIVGFLGDIHHTDLNWNFLLPFTGLSIVGIFIGMYLAQFVAPDKLKKGFGWFVLVVAVYMISRELL; the protein is encoded by the coding sequence ATGACATCAACCGAACTATTTGGATATGCATCATCGGTATTAGTGGGTTTAGTTATTGGACTGGCCGGGGGCGGGGGCTCCATTCTGACGGTGCCCATATTTGTTTACGTCTTTCATGTACCCGCCGTACTGTCGACAACATATTCGCTGTTTGTCGTGGGGGCCACCTCAATAGTTGGCTCCATAAACCATATATGGAACAAGCGGGTCGATCTACGGGTAACGACCGCTTTTGCCTTGCCATCGTTTATTTCCGTCTATCTGAGTCGCCGGTTTCTGGTTCCGGCATTGCCCGATCCGCTCTTTCAATTCGAGCACTTTATTTTGTCAAAGAGTCAGGCAATTCTTTACTTTTTTGCGATTGTTATGATCATTGCGGCCCGAGCTATGATTCGCAATGACCGGCCCGAGCAGGGTGAAGCGGCCGATGGGCGTCCACGATATAGCAGCCTGGGGCTCGATGGTCTGGCAGTTGGCTTGCTCACGGGTACCATTGGCGCAGGTGGTGGTTTTTTAATCGTTCCTATGCTGGTCCTCTTGGCGGGCTTACCCGTTCAGCGGGCCGTGGCAACATCAGTGCTCATTATTGCCGTCAATTCAATCGTTGGCTTTTTGGGTGATATTCACCACACTGATCTGAACTGGAATTTTCTGTTGCCTTTTACGGGTTTATCCATCGTTGGTATATTCATCGGAATGTACCTGGCTCAATTCGTTGCGCCCGACAAACTCAAGAAAGGGTTTGGTTGGTTTGTGCTGGTGGTAGCCGTTTATATGATTAGCCGGGAATTGCTGTAG
- a CDS encoding APC family permease, whose amino-acid sequence METKLKPVDTSVWRKKPLAAYEADMKKSELKRVLTRWGLTSLGIGAVIGGGIFVLTGIAAHDWAGPALALSFVLAGVACTFAALCYAEFASILPVEGSAYAYSYGTVGEIFAWLIGWNLILEYMMGATTVAVSWSGYFEKLLHLFHIEPPIWLMNDPVTAQEKAAALRATGVAVPDFSFAFNLPAFLIVLVVTYILVRGIKEAASTNNIIVIVKVAVVIFVIIAGAFYVDTTNWHPFLPEPVIDKTGQQHYGFNGIVTAASIVFFAYIGFDAVSTQAGEAINPKKDVPFAIIASLIICTVLYILVSLVLTGMVPFKDLDLKAPVAQAFADKGLTWAVYIITIAALGGLTSVMLVMMLGQTRVFLGMAKDGLIPPGLFASIHPKFKTPWKSTILVGIIVSIVAALTPIDKVSELTSSGTLLAFAMICGAVWLLRVREPNLERPYRTPLLPVIATLGILANLYLMYNLRTDTKISFVIWCVIGLIVYFTYSRKHSHLNKPVEE is encoded by the coding sequence ATGGAGACCAAACTAAAACCTGTTGATACAAGTGTCTGGCGTAAGAAGCCCCTGGCGGCTTATGAAGCCGACATGAAAAAAAGTGAACTTAAACGGGTACTGACCCGCTGGGGGTTAACATCCCTGGGCATTGGCGCCGTCATTGGTGGCGGTATTTTTGTATTGACAGGTATTGCTGCTCACGACTGGGCTGGCCCGGCGCTGGCTTTATCCTTCGTGCTGGCCGGGGTTGCCTGTACGTTTGCGGCACTCTGCTACGCTGAGTTTGCCTCCATTCTGCCCGTTGAAGGCTCAGCCTATGCCTACTCATACGGAACCGTTGGCGAAATTTTTGCCTGGCTCATTGGCTGGAACCTGATTCTCGAATACATGATGGGCGCCACAACGGTGGCCGTGAGCTGGTCAGGTTACTTTGAAAAACTGCTTCACCTGTTTCATATCGAACCACCGATCTGGTTAATGAACGACCCGGTTACAGCACAGGAAAAAGCAGCCGCCCTGCGGGCTACAGGTGTGGCCGTTCCAGACTTTTCATTTGCCTTCAACCTGCCCGCGTTCCTGATTGTCCTTGTCGTAACCTACATTCTGGTCCGCGGTATCAAAGAGGCTGCCAGCACCAACAACATTATCGTAATCGTTAAGGTAGCCGTGGTTATTTTCGTGATTATCGCCGGTGCGTTTTATGTGGATACGACCAACTGGCATCCGTTCCTGCCTGAACCCGTTATTGATAAAACAGGCCAGCAGCATTATGGCTTCAATGGTATTGTCACAGCCGCCAGCATAGTCTTCTTTGCGTACATTGGCTTTGATGCGGTTTCGACCCAGGCGGGTGAAGCCATCAACCCCAAGAAAGACGTACCCTTCGCCATTATTGCCTCGCTTATCATTTGTACCGTACTCTACATTCTGGTTTCGCTGGTTCTGACGGGCATGGTGCCGTTTAAAGACCTCGACCTGAAAGCCCCCGTTGCGCAGGCATTCGCCGATAAGGGCCTAACATGGGCTGTTTACATCATCACCATTGCTGCTTTGGGTGGATTAACATCCGTTATGCTCGTGATGATGCTTGGCCAGACACGGGTCTTCCTGGGTATGGCGAAAGATGGCCTGATTCCACCGGGCTTGTTTGCGTCCATTCACCCCAAGTTTAAAACACCCTGGAAGAGCACAATTTTAGTTGGTATTATCGTATCGATTGTCGCTGCTTTAACGCCCATCGACAAAGTATCCGAATTGACCAGTTCCGGAACGTTGCTGGCCTTTGCCATGATCTGCGGTGCTGTTTGGTTGTTACGGGTCCGTGAACCCAATCTGGAGCGCCCCTATCGAACCCCCTTGCTACCCGTTATTGCCACGCTTGGTATTCTGGCCAATCTGTACTTAATGTACAACCTACGGACCGATACCAAGATTTCGTTCGTGATCTGGTGCGTAATTGGACTTATCGTCTATTTTACCTATAGCCGCAAACATAGCCATTTGAATAAGCCTGTAGAAGAGTAA